One window from the genome of Myxococcales bacterium encodes:
- a CDS encoding protein kinase produces MSDANDSSGLAATGRLEAFCTGCGAALMTHANFCAQCGQHATGPTRPSRSRLDLAAPALGSTGAGGFDGGGSRALDDRMASSRRAWLGRIVDGRYRVLECIGQGGMGVIYRVEHVRLGKHAAMKVLHSDLADRREVVARFEREAHAVSRLTHPNSIGVFDFGSERGQLYLVMELVRGVDLARLIERDGPMPWLRALPLLVQICASLTEAHGMNIVHRDLKPDNILLTRDASHRDFVKVLDFGLAALLERDGGGPAPLAIQAEATSASASAPPSLTMGEGGEIVGTPYFMAPEQIRGQAISARTDLYSLGALMYQLLTGHVAFGGDSALDVLSAHLHQAPVPPAERAPLPRPLSDLILHCMAKEASDRPASAQEVAETLTRIFETHQESARHRPQVRSMVHQLPTTALSNSSWQLQRSDLDAFEQALGRRKWHLRVAAGAVAVGAIAAAVWFMLGRGSSDAPRRLEREPNNVAANATPIAVGTDVQGLLGKRHSEQQGDRDLFVAQLGEEPSAYAVSVIAPPNIDVALRFRLADGLLLAETNLGTVGDAEHLGARRLRGTVLIEVEAVTAPGAVPSENVSDLYTLTLQRVSEREGELAVAVEPNEGIADAVAVTSMGARGSFDADDDVETLRFASAAARYRIRLEASAVVTLKVDNKEHALVKGEATVDLQTGSLIQLVPAAMARRGRDGVGAWPTVAQRTAHTAWQLTFLPP; encoded by the coding sequence GTGAGCGACGCCAACGATAGTTCAGGGCTAGCCGCGACGGGACGCCTCGAGGCCTTTTGCACCGGCTGTGGCGCCGCGCTAATGACGCACGCCAATTTCTGCGCGCAATGCGGGCAGCACGCGACCGGCCCGACCAGGCCTTCGCGCTCGCGGCTCGACCTCGCCGCGCCGGCGCTCGGTTCGACAGGCGCTGGCGGCTTCGACGGCGGCGGTTCGCGCGCCCTCGATGACCGCATGGCGAGCTCGCGGCGCGCGTGGCTTGGGCGCATCGTCGATGGTCGCTATCGCGTCTTGGAATGCATCGGGCAGGGTGGCATGGGCGTCATCTATCGCGTCGAACATGTGCGGCTGGGCAAGCATGCGGCGATGAAGGTGCTCCACAGCGACCTCGCCGATCGGCGTGAGGTGGTGGCGCGGTTTGAGCGCGAGGCCCACGCCGTGTCGCGCCTGACTCATCCCAATTCGATCGGCGTCTTTGACTTTGGTAGCGAACGTGGCCAACTGTATTTGGTTATGGAGTTGGTGCGAGGCGTCGACTTGGCGCGCCTCATCGAGCGCGACGGCCCGATGCCATGGCTGCGCGCGTTGCCCTTGCTCGTGCAAATTTGTGCCTCCTTGACCGAGGCGCACGGCATGAACATCGTGCATCGCGATCTCAAGCCAGACAATATTCTGCTCACGCGAGATGCAAGCCATCGCGATTTTGTCAAGGTCCTCGATTTCGGCCTCGCGGCGCTGCTCGAACGCGACGGGGGGGGGCCCGCACCGCTTGCGATCCAGGCGGAGGCTACCTCGGCTTCCGCCTCGGCCCCGCCCTCGCTCACGATGGGCGAAGGCGGCGAGATCGTTGGCACGCCGTACTTTATGGCCCCCGAACAAATTCGCGGCCAGGCGATCAGCGCGCGCACCGACCTCTATTCGCTCGGCGCCTTGATGTATCAGCTGCTGACCGGACACGTCGCCTTTGGCGGTGATAGCGCGCTCGATGTGCTCTCGGCGCATCTTCATCAGGCGCCGGTACCACCCGCTGAGCGCGCGCCGTTGCCGCGGCCGCTCAGCGACCTCATCTTGCATTGCATGGCGAAGGAAGCAAGCGACCGACCAGCCAGCGCGCAGGAGGTGGCGGAGACGCTGACGCGCATCTTCGAGACTCATCAAGAATCCGCGCGGCATAGGCCGCAGGTGCGAAGCATGGTGCATCAACTGCCAACGACGGCGTTGTCCAACTCGAGCTGGCAATTGCAGCGTTCGGACCTTGATGCCTTCGAGCAGGCGCTAGGGCGACGCAAGTGGCATCTGCGCGTGGCGGCCGGCGCGGTGGCCGTCGGCGCGATCGCGGCGGCCGTGTGGTTTATGCTCGGGCGCGGGTCGTCGGATGCGCCGCGGCGCCTTGAGCGCGAGCCCAACAATGTTGCTGCCAACGCCACGCCGATCGCGGTTGGCACCGATGTCCAAGGCTTGCTCGGCAAACGCCATAGTGAACAGCAAGGCGATCGCGATCTCTTTGTCGCTCAGCTAGGCGAGGAGCCCAGCGCCTATGCGGTCTCAGTGATCGCCCCGCCCAACATCGATGTCGCCTTGCGCTTTCGCCTCGCCGATGGCTTATTGCTCGCGGAAACGAATCTCGGCACTGTTGGCGATGCCGAGCACCTTGGCGCTCGCCGCTTGCGCGGCACGGTGCTGATCGAGGTCGAGGCGGTGACCGCACCCGGCGCGGTGCCGAGCGAAAATGTCAGCGATCTTTATACTCTTACCTTGCAGAGGGTAAGCGAGCGCGAGGGCGAGCTCGCCGTGGCCGTCGAACCCAATGAAGGCATCGCCGACGCCGTGGCCGTGACGTCGATGGGCGCGCGCGGTTCGTTCGATGCCGACGATGACGTCGAGACCTTGCGCTTTGCCAGCGCCGCCGCCCGCTATCGCATTCGTCTCGAGGCGTCCGCGGTGGTGACGCTTAAGGTCGATAACAAAGAGCATGCGTTGGTCAAGGGCGAGGCCACGGTCGACCTGCAGACCGGCTCGCTCATCCAGCTCGTGCCGGCGGCCATGGCCAGGCGAGGCCGCGATGGCGTCGGCGCCTGGCCCACCGTTGCGCAGCGAACGGCGCATACGGCGTGGCAGCTAACGTTTTTACCGCCGTGA
- a CDS encoding LysM peptidoglycan-binding domain-containing protein, with the protein MAICLAWQDHGVLAQPATGAGAVTENVSVAAVFYEVRKGDTLDSVATGVYGDKKYAPFVAVANGIGTRRALVPGERLTILVDRELVVSVGDTFASLAAVHLGSAMRAGFLAKANELDQGADLVAGAAVRVPLQASLTAQGGETLEELALRFYGDATGALLLRNYNALSQDVLRAGEVVLIPGLEMRVRAAYAPALDEEARRRLAHRETMAALVKKSLPSARAAWRDGNMAQVKRDLVTLDLDYLALPNALEVALLLGGSYVASEDADSASAVFRRIISRAPGAAISAYHYPPKICAVWRDAGGMVRDQP; encoded by the coding sequence GTGGCGATCTGCTTGGCGTGGCAAGATCATGGCGTGTTAGCGCAACCGGCGACGGGCGCGGGCGCTGTGACCGAAAACGTTTCGGTCGCCGCGGTTTTTTACGAGGTACGCAAGGGCGACACGTTAGACAGCGTGGCGACCGGCGTCTATGGCGATAAGAAATATGCGCCCTTCGTGGCTGTAGCCAACGGCATCGGCACGCGCCGCGCCCTGGTGCCAGGGGAACGCTTGACGATCTTGGTCGATCGCGAACTGGTCGTCTCGGTGGGCGATACGTTTGCATCGCTGGCGGCGGTGCACCTAGGTTCGGCGATGCGCGCCGGATTTTTGGCGAAAGCCAATGAGCTTGATCAAGGCGCGGATTTGGTCGCGGGAGCCGCCGTGCGGGTGCCCTTGCAGGCGAGCCTCACCGCACAGGGCGGCGAAACGCTTGAAGAGCTCGCGCTGCGGTTCTACGGCGATGCCACGGGCGCGCTCTTGCTGCGTAACTACAATGCCCTAAGCCAAGACGTGTTGCGGGCCGGTGAAGTCGTGCTAATTCCAGGCCTGGAGATGCGTGTGCGCGCCGCGTATGCGCCCGCGCTCGATGAAGAGGCGCGTCGCCGCCTGGCCCATCGCGAAACGATGGCCGCCTTGGTGAAGAAATCACTGCCCAGCGCGCGCGCGGCGTGGCGCGATGGCAACATGGCGCAGGTGAAGCGCGATCTCGTAACGCTCGACCTCGACTATCTCGCGTTGCCTAATGCGCTTGAGGTGGCGCTGCTGCTTGGTGGTTCTTATGTCGCCAGCGAAGACGCTGATTCCGCGAGCGCCGTGTTTCGCCGTATCATTAGCCGCGCGCCTGGCGCCGCGATCAGCGCGTACCACTACCCGCCGAAGATCTGCGCGGTGTGGCGCGACGCCGGCGGGATGGTGCGCGATCAGCCATGA
- a CDS encoding serine/threonine protein kinase, protein MLTRVGSCRIVGEVASGGMAVVYKAVQDHLERVVAVKALKPHAAQEEHIATRFEREARALAALQHENLIQVYDFHVEKGALYMIMEYVEGQDLYDLLDRCGRLPYDVAAIIAMQVARALDYVHYRSIIHRDIKPANVMLSRQGGVKLMDFGIARDQSLEDLTELGTGLGTPAYMSPEQIIGDKPDARSDIFSLGILLYQMVTGRKPFVEDELRSVMHKIRLEPHVRARKLNPDVPRELEKIIDRCLEKSPKNRWPSAQAMVMAIERFVAKHVDMNYQARLVLFLRSQNVISEIEMSQYISAAMVPGGAVGMVPTTPHTRSAVRRGLVVQSTLAAVTTLMLGLIHIAPVGKNANAELLVRSSDIGHIQLVANPWATIAVDGRPSGETPLGQPLALATGRHTVVLSHPWYEPYEVNVDLVATSASNAKLIRFDFVADGVLRAGRDVPPLAYETSPGSAGFSERALGLPPDAPSSANEVREQLVPDVEVEPTVPATTTTLPKVRGTKGKPLKGDGSKLDVRNKTKGTGR, encoded by the coding sequence GTGTTAACCCGCGTCGGAAGCTGCCGGATTGTCGGGGAGGTCGCATCGGGCGGGATGGCGGTCGTCTACAAGGCGGTGCAAGACCATCTCGAGCGCGTGGTTGCGGTCAAGGCGCTCAAGCCACACGCCGCGCAAGAAGAACATATTGCGACGCGCTTTGAGCGTGAGGCCCGCGCGCTCGCGGCCTTGCAACACGAAAACCTAATTCAGGTCTACGACTTTCACGTCGAGAAGGGAGCGCTGTACATGATCATGGAGTACGTCGAGGGCCAAGACCTCTACGACCTCCTCGATCGTTGCGGTCGCTTGCCGTATGACGTGGCGGCGATCATCGCGATGCAGGTGGCGCGCGCGCTCGACTACGTCCACTACCGCAGCATTATCCATCGCGACATCAAGCCCGCGAACGTCATGCTATCGCGGCAAGGTGGCGTCAAGCTGATGGACTTCGGCATCGCGCGCGACCAGAGCCTCGAAGACCTAACCGAGCTGGGCACCGGGCTCGGCACGCCGGCGTATATGTCGCCTGAGCAGATCATTGGTGACAAGCCAGACGCGCGCTCGGATATTTTTTCGCTTGGCATCTTGCTCTACCAAATGGTGACGGGACGCAAGCCCTTCGTGGAAGACGAGCTGCGCTCGGTCATGCACAAGATTCGCCTCGAGCCGCACGTGCGCGCCCGCAAGCTCAATCCCGACGTGCCGCGCGAGCTCGAGAAGATCATTGATCGTTGTCTGGAAAAGAGCCCCAAGAATCGCTGGCCGAGCGCGCAGGCGATGGTGATGGCGATCGAGCGCTTTGTCGCCAAACACGTCGACATGAACTATCAGGCGAGGCTGGTGCTGTTTCTGCGCAGCCAAAACGTCATCTCCGAGATCGAGATGTCGCAATACATTAGCGCCGCGATGGTGCCCGGCGGCGCGGTGGGGATGGTCCCGACGACGCCGCACACGCGCAGCGCCGTGCGCCGGGGCCTGGTCGTGCAATCGACGTTGGCGGCGGTGACGACGCTCATGCTCGGGCTCATTCACATCGCGCCCGTGGGCAAGAACGCCAATGCCGAGCTCTTGGTGCGGTCGTCCGATATTGGCCATATTCAGCTGGTCGCCAATCCGTGGGCCACCATCGCCGTTGATGGGCGGCCGTCGGGGGAGACGCCGCTGGGGCAGCCGCTCGCGCTCGCCACCGGGCGACACACGGTGGTGCTCTCGCACCCTTGGTACGAACCGTATGAAGTAAATGTCGACCTCGTTGCCACGTCGGCTAGCAACGCCAAGTTGATTCGCTTCGATTTTGTCGCCGACGGCGTGCTGCGCGCCGGGCGAGACGTACCCCCCTTGGCCTACGAGACAAGCCCAGGCTCGGCGGGCTTTAGCGAGCGCGCGCTGGGGCTGCCACCGGACGCGCCATCGTCGGCCAATGAGGTGCGTGAGCAGCTGGTGCCTGACGTCGAGGTCGAGCCCACGGTGCCGGCGACGACCACCACGTTGCCAAAAGTTCGCGGCACCAAGGGCAAGCCCCTTAAGGGCGATGGCTCCAAGCTGGACGTGCGCAACAAGACGAAGGGCACGGGACGATGA